A single Antechinus flavipes isolate AdamAnt ecotype Samford, QLD, Australia chromosome 5, AdamAnt_v2, whole genome shotgun sequence DNA region contains:
- the LOC127538798 gene encoding vomeronasal type-1 receptor 4-like gives MIPLHVFLGTLFLCQTGIAVLGNSILLSFFIFTHHKLRATNQIISQLTLANFLSVLSRGIPMTISAFGVTDFLDDTWCKIDFYLQRVGRGCSLWSTCLLSGFQVVVISPNTSPWDELRARAPKYIIPSCLFCWVFSLFSEAGVIIGMKGPRSSSNSSVITFDFIFCTWKNPARYFILLTTFQDMFYVGLMICTSSYKIILLRKHYQQVQHLYRTSCYPRASPEIRVTGSILLLAFVFVSFYLINCIFAMYHNFSLYSSRWLVNGSAFCVLCFPIISPFLLISRDGQIARACCAPIDKHKHEPSAPPLLRKSTRRLWSLHSTNNPDWFLPRSVRSPGEEVKPPEGCKLALLLHLQFPNYTDRAHKQGRPGQRGRGGWDRTVFRE, from the exons ATGATTCCACTTCATGTATTTCTAGGGACTCTTTTCCTTTGTCAGACAGGAATTGCAGTTCTGGGTAACTCCATTCTCCTGTCTTTTTTCATCTTCACTCACCATAAGCTGAGGGCCACAAACCAAATCATCAGCCAGCTCACTTTAGCCAACTTCCTTTCTGTGCTCTCCAGGGGGATCCCAATGACAATATCTGCATTTGGGGTGACAGACTTTCTGGACGACACCTGGTgcaaaattgatttttatcttcAGAGAGTCGGCCGGGGTTGTTCTCTCTGGAGCACTTGCCTGCTGAGCGGCTTCCAGGTGGTTGTCATTAGTCCCAACACCTCCCCGTGGGATGAGCTCAGAGCCAGAGCTCCCAAGTACATCATCCCTTCTTGCCTGTTCTGCTGGGTCTTTAGCCTATTCTCAGAAGCTGGCGTTATCATAGGCATGAAAGGCCCACGGAGCAGCAGTAACAGCTCTGTGATAACATTTGACTTCATTTTCTGTACCTGGAAAAACCCGgccaggtattttatattgttaacTACCTTCCAAGACATGTTCTATGTGGGGCTGATGATATGCACAAGCAGCTACAAGATAATTCTCTTGAGAAAACACTACCAGCAAGTCCAGCACTTGTACCGGACCAGCTGCTACCCCAGAGCCTCCCCGGAGATCCGGGTGACCGGGTCCATCCTGCTGCTGGCGTTCGTTTTTGTCTCCTTTTACTTAATCAACTGCATCTTTGCCATGTACCACAACTTTTCTCTATATTCCAGCAGGTGGCTGGTGAATGGGTCTGCATTTTGTGTGCTATGTTTCCCAATAATCAGCCCCTTCCTTCTGATCTCCAGAGACGGCCAAATAGCCAGAGCCTGCTGTGCTCCCATAGACAAGCACAAGCATGAACCTTCTGCTCCTCCCCTCCTAAG AAAGTCAACGAGACGACTGTGGTCCTTACACAGCACAAATAACCCGGACTGGTTCCTCCCCCGCTCTGTGCGCTCACCTGGGGAGGAGGTGAAGCCCCCAGAAGGCTGTAAGCTCGCCCTCCTTCTGCACCTTCAGTTCCCAAACTACACGGACAGGGCCCACAAGCAGGGCAGACCCGGGCAGCGGGGTCGGGGCGGGTGGGACCGGACCGTGTTCCGAGAGTGA